A single window of Candidatus Hydrogenedentota bacterium DNA harbors:
- the tssF gene encoding type VI secretion system baseplate subunit TssF, whose protein sequence is MDRISNSRRRLDYYNEELQYLREMGEVFARENPKVAGRLGLDSFECADPYVERLLEGVAFLTARVRMKLDDEFPNFTQSLVETVYPHYLCPTPSMTVVQFQPDFAEPSLAEGVTIPRDTVLRSGGGIGDDFSCQYRTGHDVTLWPIILTEAEYYTREISSLGLPDRRDVSAGIRLRLKTMGGLLFSDIDLNRLTLFIRGGGDVGARLYEAIFSHGVGAVMRPTGSAPAWQRTLSAERIRQVGFADEEHLLPYGSRSFQGYRLLHEYFAFPQRYMFFEIGGLNKFIGSAVTTELDIFILLKQGDPRLENEVAANNFVLNCAPAINLFPLEPDRVDVSDAVSRFHVVGDRTRPLDFEIYQINRITGYGTHMGDRQIFEPFYAAKGYDSESRAYFSTHRVPRRLSERELNHGTRSGYAGSEVYVSLVDADAAPYNPEIRQLALETLCTNRDLPLLMQPGMLNSDFTMDAHAPVEGVRIVAGPTSPRSSLAEGAFTWRIINHLSLNYLSLMDTEEGDAASALRELLGLYGAVSDPGTRKQINSLRQVRSVPITRRVEGPGQIAFARGLEIQVTMEEESVEGAGTFLLGAVLERFFAKHVSLNSFTETVIQTPEQGELKRWKARMGQRKLV, encoded by the coding sequence TCTTCGGGAGATGGGGGAGGTCTTCGCACGGGAGAACCCCAAAGTCGCCGGGCGCCTCGGCCTCGATTCCTTCGAATGCGCCGACCCCTACGTCGAACGGCTGCTCGAAGGCGTCGCTTTTCTGACCGCCCGCGTCCGCATGAAGCTGGACGACGAATTCCCCAACTTCACCCAAAGCCTCGTGGAGACGGTCTACCCTCATTACCTTTGCCCCACACCATCCATGACCGTGGTGCAGTTTCAGCCCGATTTCGCCGAGCCCTCCCTGGCCGAAGGGGTTACCATTCCCCGGGACACGGTGCTCCGCAGCGGTGGCGGCATTGGCGACGACTTCTCCTGCCAGTACCGCACGGGGCACGACGTGACGCTGTGGCCGATTATACTCACCGAGGCGGAATACTACACCCGGGAAATCAGCTCCCTGGGCCTGCCCGACCGGCGCGATGTGAGCGCCGGCATCCGGCTCCGACTCAAGACCATGGGGGGGCTGCTCTTCAGCGATATTGACCTGAACAGGCTCACGCTGTTTATTCGCGGCGGCGGCGATGTCGGCGCCCGGCTCTACGAAGCCATTTTTTCTCACGGCGTCGGCGCGGTCATGCGGCCCACCGGCAGCGCCCCGGCCTGGCAGCGCACGCTCTCTGCGGAACGGATTCGTCAGGTGGGTTTCGCCGATGAAGAACATCTCCTGCCCTATGGCTCCCGCTCCTTTCAGGGCTATCGTCTGCTCCACGAGTACTTCGCATTTCCGCAGCGCTACATGTTCTTCGAGATCGGCGGATTAAACAAGTTCATTGGCAGCGCCGTCACCACAGAGCTCGACATTTTTATTCTGCTCAAGCAGGGCGACCCGCGCCTCGAAAACGAAGTCGCTGCCAATAATTTCGTCCTGAATTGCGCGCCAGCCATCAATCTCTTCCCACTCGAACCGGATCGGGTCGACGTTTCGGACGCTGTATCGCGCTTCCACGTCGTGGGGGATCGCACCCGCCCACTGGACTTCGAGATCTACCAGATTAACCGAATCACCGGCTACGGAACGCACATGGGCGACCGGCAGATTTTCGAGCCCTTCTACGCCGCCAAGGGCTACGATTCCGAAAGTCGCGCCTACTTCTCGACCCACCGGGTTCCCCGCCGTCTGAGCGAGCGCGAACTGAACCACGGTACCCGCTCGGGTTACGCCGGGAGCGAGGTCTATGTTTCCCTGGTGGACGCGGACGCGGCGCCCTACAACCCAGAAATCCGCCAGCTTGCCCTCGAAACCCTCTGCACGAACCGGGATCTGCCGCTCCTCATGCAGCCCGGCATGCTGAATTCCGACTTTACCATGGACGCACACGCCCCCGTAGAGGGCGTTCGCATCGTCGCCGGGCCCACATCGCCCCGAAGTTCCCTGGCCGAAGGCGCCTTCACCTGGCGCATTATCAACCACCTCTCCCTCAACTACCTGTCCCTGATGGACACCGAGGAGGGCGATGCCGCCTCCGCCCTGCGAGAATTGCTCGGGCTCTATGGCGCGGTCTCCGATCCCGGCACTCGCAAGCAGATCAACAGCCTCCGGCAGGTCCGAAGCGTGCCGATTACGCGCCGCGTTGAAGGACCGGGACAGATCGCCTTCGCCCGGGGCCTCGAAATCCAGGTGACGATGGAGGAAGAGTCGGTGGAAGGGGCGGGAACCTTCCTCCTCGGCGCGGTCCTCGAACGCTTCTTCGCCAAGCACGTATCGTTGAATTCCTTCACCGAAACGGTGATTCAAACCCCCGAACAAGGAGAGCTCAAGCGGTGGAAAGCGAGAATGGGACAGCGGAAGCTGGTATAA
- the tssG gene encoding type VI secretion system baseplate subunit TssG: MESENGTAEAGIKNRLAKKPGSASFFQAIRRLESERPGKARVGYAHHLHDEVVRFSQHIGLTFEAGSIDSFEEGEGGAPPRMKVNFLGLLGPNGPMPLNFTESIYERLLHDKDRAHPEFLDALQSRIIALFHRSWAECQMTASYERTRHGAFSKYVSSLVGIGAPVFQERDSIRDDAKRYYSSWLAMQTRNAEGLCAILGEYFGTPAEVEEFIGQWLDVPHDCRCRLGETRLTGKIGQNLIIGKRFWDRQQKFRIRLGAMDWQRYLSMLPSGDRLEHLIDWVRNYVGEELEWDVCLILRREEVPQICLGSQGQLGWTTWLKGRNYEFDHDPADLRMDRMTLVSWFRESARARA; encoded by the coding sequence GTGGAAAGCGAGAATGGGACAGCGGAAGCTGGTATAAAGAACCGTCTCGCGAAGAAGCCCGGTTCGGCCAGTTTCTTTCAGGCCATCCGCCGGCTGGAAAGCGAGCGGCCCGGCAAGGCGCGCGTGGGTTATGCGCACCACCTCCACGACGAGGTCGTGCGCTTCAGTCAGCACATAGGCCTGACCTTCGAGGCGGGCTCCATCGATTCGTTCGAAGAGGGCGAGGGCGGCGCGCCACCCCGCATGAAGGTAAATTTTCTCGGCCTTCTCGGGCCCAACGGCCCCATGCCCCTCAACTTCACGGAGTCGATCTACGAGCGCCTCCTTCATGACAAGGACCGGGCCCATCCCGAGTTCCTGGATGCCTTGCAGAGTCGCATCATTGCCCTGTTCCATCGGAGTTGGGCCGAGTGCCAGATGACCGCGTCCTACGAGCGCACCCGCCATGGCGCATTCTCCAAATACGTTTCAAGCCTGGTGGGTATCGGCGCGCCGGTCTTCCAGGAGCGTGACTCCATCCGCGACGACGCCAAGCGCTACTACTCCTCGTGGCTCGCGATGCAGACGCGCAACGCGGAGGGCCTCTGCGCGATACTCGGCGAATACTTCGGAACCCCCGCCGAAGTGGAAGAGTTCATCGGCCAGTGGCTCGACGTGCCCCATGACTGCCGCTGCCGCCTGGGCGAGACCCGCCTCACCGGAAAGATCGGGCAGAATCTCATCATTGGAAAGCGCTTCTGGGACCGGCAGCAGAAGTTTCGTATTCGCCTCGGGGCCATGGACTGGCAGCGCTATCTAAGCATGCTGCCTTCCGGCGATCGCCTGGAGCACTTGATCGACTGGGTGCGCAACTATGTGGGCGAGGAACTCGAGTGGGACGTCTGCCTGATCCTGCGCCGCGAGGAAGTGCCCCAAATCTGCCTCGGGAGTCAGGGCCAATTGGGCTGGACCACCTGGCTGAAGGGCAGAAACTATGAGTTTGACCACGATCCCGCGGACTTGCGGATGGATAGAATGACCCTCGTGTCCTGGTTTCGCGAGTCGGCGCGCGCCCGGGCCTGA
- the tssI gene encoding type VI secretion system tip protein VgrG — protein sequence MPRTQDTRWASIATPLGKDKLLFRRMAGVEELGRIFQYEVELCSEDPNITFDQIIGQNVTVRMNYSDSGARYINGVINRFARTQEVEDLTYYQATIVPTLWFLTRTRDCRIFQNKDAVAIIKEILGEQGISDVEYKLGSVTYPKREFCVMYRESYFDFISRLMEQEGIYYYFKHVDGVHTLVLINASSLHEAIPGYETMKFVLKDKGSIEQNSIFYWIEMGQFESGRFVYADFNPKTPKSVLKAQSEIARANAKANLERFDYPGQFTVAADGTNYAKNRIEEFQADYQTFRGECVIRGTACGALYAMTDYPLASQNTDYIITSTTINVVGEDYTSTPIEGQKLDPFKCSFTAIRKTAQFRSQSLTPKPFVHGPQTAIVVGPSGEEIYTDEYGRIKVQFHWDRYGKADANSSCFIRLAQSWAGKNWGAVVLPRIGQEVVVEFLEGDPDRPIVVGALYNEENKPPYELPTNMTMSVMKSSSSKGGAGFNEIRFEDKKDSEQIFVHGQKNFDKRILNDSFAWIGNDHHLQVINDRKEKVDNDKHETVGRDHIETVTRDHNLTIKGKEAIKVTGTHSHTVEGDVIQVYKANQSTEVTADYYLKGDNIVIEAATNITVKVGDSYIAIESSGITIGTTGKIELKADGDITIESGGNTEVTATGDAAIEATGKGSFKGTGGLALESPATSELKGASTTVSGDGSLTLKGGAVAIN from the coding sequence ATGCCTAGAACACAAGATACCCGTTGGGCCAGCATCGCCACGCCATTGGGAAAAGACAAACTGCTCTTCCGGCGCATGGCCGGTGTGGAGGAATTGGGCCGTATCTTCCAGTACGAAGTGGAGCTGTGCAGCGAAGACCCCAACATTACCTTCGATCAGATTATCGGCCAGAACGTCACCGTCCGCATGAACTATTCGGATTCGGGCGCGCGATATATCAATGGCGTCATCAACCGCTTCGCCCGAACCCAGGAAGTCGAAGACCTGACCTACTACCAGGCCACCATCGTACCCACGCTCTGGTTCCTAACGCGCACCCGGGATTGCCGCATCTTTCAAAACAAGGACGCCGTCGCCATCATCAAGGAGATCCTCGGTGAACAGGGCATCTCCGATGTCGAGTACAAGCTGGGCAGCGTCACCTATCCCAAGCGCGAATTCTGCGTCATGTACCGTGAGTCCTACTTCGACTTCATCAGCCGCCTCATGGAGCAGGAAGGCATCTATTACTACTTCAAGCATGTGGACGGCGTACACACCCTGGTGCTGATCAACGCGTCCAGCCTCCACGAGGCCATTCCCGGCTACGAGACCATGAAGTTCGTCCTGAAGGACAAAGGCTCCATCGAACAGAACAGCATCTTCTACTGGATCGAGATGGGCCAGTTCGAGAGCGGTCGATTTGTCTACGCGGATTTCAACCCCAAGACGCCAAAGAGCGTGCTTAAGGCCCAGTCGGAGATTGCCCGTGCGAACGCCAAAGCCAATCTGGAGCGCTTCGACTATCCCGGCCAGTTCACGGTGGCGGCGGACGGCACCAATTACGCAAAAAACCGCATCGAAGAGTTTCAGGCGGATTACCAGACCTTCCGCGGCGAGTGCGTAATTCGCGGCACAGCCTGCGGCGCGCTTTACGCCATGACGGACTACCCGCTGGCGTCCCAGAATACCGACTACATTATCACCTCCACAACCATCAACGTGGTGGGGGAGGACTACACCTCCACGCCCATCGAGGGCCAGAAGCTGGACCCCTTCAAGTGCAGCTTCACAGCCATCCGGAAAACGGCCCAGTTCCGCAGCCAGAGCCTGACCCCCAAGCCCTTCGTCCATGGACCCCAGACCGCCATTGTCGTGGGTCCAAGCGGCGAAGAAATCTACACGGACGAGTATGGGCGCATCAAAGTCCAGTTTCACTGGGATCGCTACGGAAAGGCCGACGCCAACAGCTCCTGTTTCATTCGCCTCGCCCAATCCTGGGCCGGAAAAAACTGGGGCGCCGTCGTCCTGCCCCGCATAGGGCAGGAAGTCGTGGTCGAGTTCCTCGAAGGCGACCCCGACCGTCCCATCGTTGTCGGAGCGCTGTACAACGAGGAGAACAAACCACCCTACGAACTGCCGACCAATATGACCATGTCGGTCATGAAAAGCAGCTCCAGCAAAGGCGGCGCGGGCTTCAATGAGATTCGATTCGAAGACAAGAAAGACAGCGAGCAGATCTTCGTTCACGGCCAGAAGAATTTCGACAAGAGAATTCTGAACGATTCCTTCGCCTGGATCGGCAACGACCACCATCTTCAGGTAATTAACGATCGCAAAGAAAAGGTCGATAACGACAAACACGAGACCGTCGGGCGAGACCACATCGAGACCGTCACCCGCGACCACAACCTCACGATTAAGGGCAAGGAAGCGATCAAAGTGACCGGCACCCACAGCCACACCGTCGAAGGTGACGTCATTCAAGTGTACAAGGCGAACCAGTCCACCGAAGTAACAGCGGACTACTACCTGAAAGGTGACAACATCGTCATCGAGGCCGCGACCAATATCACGGTCAAGGTGGGAGATTCTTACATCGCCATTGAATCCAGTGGCATCACCATCGGCACCACGGGAAAAATCGAGCTCAAGGCCGACGGCGACATCACCATTGAATCCGGCGGAAACACCGAAGTCACGGCCACGGGAGATGCCGCCATCGAGGCGACCGGCAAGGGCTCGTTCAAAGGCACCGGCGGTCTCGCGTTGGAGAGTCCCGCGACCTCCGAGCTCAAAGGCGCCTCCACGACCGTCAGCGGTGATGGCAGCCTGACCCTCAAAGGCGGTGCCGTGGCAATAAACTAG
- the tssK gene encoding type VI secretion system baseplate subunit TssK, whose product MTQHIHWHEGLFLQPHHMQQMQQNIITQIRSERRLGFTYPYGVIESELSEDALRNLLVQFKHLRVVMPSGTEVDYPSSADVPPLNLQNVFDSGAESVTVMIGVPLWDPNGANVVTAEGNEGWKSRRIYKLNEIERPDENTGVHSHPMLVRRINARLLLSTDDIGGLEVLPLVRITRSTADSAGLPSLDPLFIPPCLLLHGYAPLMAIVRDLSNQVDANRRDLVTRVSRGGTRGETSRESKFQSEHIFFLQTLNKFSGRLSTLIKAPGVTPFDMYLELRDLLGELATLVPGYDAMEVAAYDHDRPAVVFRELSDKIRELLALIANQKFRRVEFREEDEIYVAELTVVNLTEASVCYLAVETEEDPRTLVKLVEAQDRFKAMARSNIHQRVRGLTLREEREVPLDLPAKPGLHYFRIDPEDNRALWRRIIVENTMAIRFTVSEPVDYKFTLYTTYSDVGE is encoded by the coding sequence ATGACGCAGCATATCCATTGGCATGAAGGGCTCTTCCTCCAGCCCCACCACATGCAGCAGATGCAACAGAACATCATCACCCAGATCCGCTCCGAGCGTCGTCTAGGCTTTACCTATCCCTACGGCGTCATAGAATCCGAACTTTCCGAAGACGCCCTCCGCAATCTCCTCGTTCAGTTCAAGCATCTCCGTGTCGTCATGCCCAGCGGAACCGAGGTGGACTATCCCTCCAGCGCGGATGTGCCCCCCCTGAACCTCCAAAACGTCTTTGACTCCGGCGCGGAATCCGTGACCGTCATGATCGGCGTCCCGCTCTGGGACCCCAACGGCGCCAACGTCGTCACCGCCGAGGGCAACGAGGGCTGGAAAAGCCGCCGCATCTACAAGCTCAACGAAATCGAGCGGCCCGATGAAAATACCGGCGTCCATTCCCATCCCATGCTCGTGCGTCGCATCAATGCCCGCCTGCTCCTCAGCACCGACGACATCGGCGGCCTGGAAGTCCTCCCCCTCGTGCGGATCACCCGGTCCACCGCCGACAGCGCGGGCCTGCCGAGCCTCGATCCCCTCTTCATACCGCCGTGTCTCCTGCTTCATGGTTACGCGCCGCTCATGGCAATCGTTCGCGATCTCTCCAATCAGGTCGATGCTAACCGGCGCGACCTGGTCACGCGCGTCTCCCGCGGCGGTACTCGTGGCGAGACTTCCCGCGAGTCCAAGTTCCAGTCGGAGCACATCTTCTTTCTCCAGACCCTCAATAAGTTCAGCGGCCGCCTCTCCACACTCATCAAGGCGCCCGGCGTCACGCCCTTCGACATGTATCTGGAGCTGCGCGACCTGCTCGGCGAACTGGCCACCCTCGTGCCGGGCTACGACGCCATGGAAGTGGCGGCCTACGACCACGACCGGCCCGCCGTCGTGTTCCGCGAGTTGAGCGACAAGATTCGCGAACTGCTCGCCCTCATCGCCAACCAGAAATTCCGCCGCGTAGAATTCCGCGAGGAAGACGAGATCTACGTGGCCGAACTCACGGTCGTGAACCTTACCGAGGCTTCCGTCTGCTATCTCGCCGTGGAGACCGAAGAAGACCCTCGCACCCTCGTCAAGCTCGTCGAGGCCCAGGACCGCTTCAAGGCCATGGCCAGGAGCAACATTCACCAACGCGTGCGCGGCCTGACCCTGCGCGAAGAGCGCGAAGTGCCCCTGGATCTCCCCGCGAAGCCCGGCCTGCATTACTTCCGCATCGACCCCGAAGACAACCGCGCCCTCTGGCGCCGCATCATCGTGGAAAACACCATGGCCATCCGATTCACCGTGTCGGAGCCCGTGGACTACAAGTTCACCCTCTACACCACCTACAGCGACGTGGGGGAGTAG
- a CDS encoding DotU family type IV/VI secretion system protein, whose protein sequence is MNLVQLTEPLFLYVGCLTRAAEHKTEFDVEQVRREIIGIFADIRIKAEAHPSLAYQYDRTINLILIFYVDFMIKESDLNIAREWVELAFDEQELAGDEQFFDLLEQTLSQNTEVALQQLTVFRECLRLGFTGCYSDDWKYIRQLHSDIDAKVFGDRFELSAQLTPTAYEHIDEQPLVTRPLKRYKHVRWALIAAILAVLGTNVYLYYSSSGELRRTLDSITEFADGETAKMLKPAGAVVQE, encoded by the coding sequence ATGAACCTGGTGCAACTGACCGAGCCCCTTTTCCTCTACGTGGGTTGCCTCACCCGCGCCGCGGAGCACAAGACCGAGTTTGACGTCGAGCAGGTGCGGCGCGAGATCATCGGCATCTTCGCCGACATCCGCATCAAGGCAGAGGCCCACCCTTCGCTGGCCTACCAGTACGATCGCACCATCAATCTGATTCTCATTTTCTACGTCGATTTCATGATCAAGGAAAGCGACCTGAACATCGCCCGGGAATGGGTGGAGCTGGCCTTCGACGAACAGGAACTCGCCGGTGACGAGCAGTTCTTCGATTTGCTGGAGCAGACCCTTTCTCAGAACACGGAAGTGGCCCTGCAACAACTCACTGTGTTCCGCGAATGCCTCCGCCTCGGCTTCACCGGTTGCTACAGCGATGACTGGAAATACATCCGCCAGTTGCACAGCGACATCGACGCCAAAGTCTTCGGCGACCGCTTCGAGCTCTCCGCCCAGTTGACCCCCACGGCCTACGAGCACATCGACGAACAGCCTCTGGTCACCCGACCCCTGAAGCGCTATAAGCACGTGCGCTGGGCCCTCATCGCCGCGATTCTGGCCGTGCTGGGGACCAACGTTTACCTTTACTACTCCAGCTCCGGAGAGTTGCGTCGCACCCTGGACAGCATCACCGAATTTGCCGATGGCGAGACCGCCAAGATGCTCAAACCCGCTGGCGCGGTAGTGCAGGAGTAA
- a CDS encoding transposase, whose product MMLNNSHGAFMEEPPHRKTRETYNTPGEAHELTFTCFKYRKFLSKDRTRWYAINALDRFRKQYSYDLWAFVIMPEHMHVIVYPRDEQYDMSDFLGSVKQSVAKKATFYLRRYNPDGLKYLATGMECAPYAFWMDGPGYDRNVIKPKTLAHMVGYVHNNPVRRGLVQDPEDWYWSSAREWLEPGSGPLSLDLDSYPF is encoded by the coding sequence TTGATGCTCAACAACTCCCATGGGGCCTTCATGGAAGAACCGCCGCACCGAAAGACACGGGAAACGTACAATACGCCGGGCGAGGCTCACGAACTCACCTTTACCTGTTTCAAGTATCGGAAGTTCCTCAGCAAAGACCGTACTCGCTGGTACGCCATCAATGCCCTTGACCGGTTCCGAAAACAGTACAGCTACGACCTTTGGGCCTTTGTCATCATGCCGGAGCATATGCACGTAATCGTCTATCCTCGTGATGAGCAATATGACATGTCGGACTTTTTGGGATCGGTCAAACAATCGGTGGCAAAAAAGGCGACGTTCTATCTCCGCCGATACAATCCAGACGGACTGAAGTATCTCGCGACCGGCATGGAGTGCGCACCGTATGCGTTCTGGATGGATGGTCCCGGCTACGACCGAAACGTTATCAAGCCAAAAACGCTGGCCCATATGGTTGGATATGTTCACAACAATCCCGTTCGCCGCGGGCTGGTGCAAGATCCGGAAGATTGGTACTGGTCGAGCGCGCGTGAGTGGTTGGAGCCTGGTTCAGGCCCCTTGAGTCTGGACTTGGATTCCTATCCCTTTTGA
- a CDS encoding peptidoglycan-binding protein, with protein MSNGGDPSKPVGTGNYVVKDDDCMSSIAEATGHFWQTIWDDPANATLKEIRKDPNVLLPGDRVTVKPITKKTVSKATNASYRFRRKGVPAKLHLRLLKHGEPRANESYRVDIDGKLSKGVTDSQGFVDIYIPCNAKKGKLWVGPPEDEKMYTLQLGHTLPVATVKGVKQRLRNIGMYGGFIDDELTLAYKDAVRAFQKENALPETGETDETTRQKLVEVHRS; from the coding sequence ATGAGCAATGGTGGCGATCCATCCAAGCCCGTAGGCACGGGCAACTACGTGGTGAAGGATGACGACTGCATGTCTTCCATCGCCGAGGCCACGGGCCATTTCTGGCAGACGATCTGGGACGACCCGGCGAATGCGACGCTGAAGGAGATCCGGAAGGATCCGAATGTGCTGCTGCCTGGAGACCGGGTGACGGTCAAGCCGATCACGAAGAAGACGGTATCAAAAGCGACGAACGCCAGTTACCGGTTCCGGCGCAAGGGCGTTCCCGCGAAGTTGCACTTGCGTCTGTTGAAGCATGGCGAGCCCCGTGCGAACGAATCCTACCGGGTGGATATCGACGGCAAGCTGTCGAAGGGCGTAACCGACAGCCAGGGTTTCGTGGACATCTATATCCCGTGCAACGCGAAGAAGGGCAAGCTCTGGGTGGGCCCCCCCGAAGATGAAAAGATGTATACCCTCCAGCTCGGCCACACGCTGCCTGTGGCGACCGTGAAGGGCGTCAAGCAGCGCCTCCGGAATATCGGCATGTACGGCGGGTTTATTGACGACGAACTTACGCTCGCCTATAAGGATGCGGTTCGGGCGTTCCAGAAGGAAAATGCGCTGCCGGAGACGGGCGAAACGGACGAGACGACGCGGCAGAAACTGGTTGAAGTCCACCGTTCCTAA
- a CDS encoding PAS domain S-box protein, giving the protein MKLRLCLNHGAILLLIGLILGVVGFGLATAARPAGHAYEQSLLDFVEAERSLDAELKYLEIGAGSHFDGLKEAVHGMRRAEGPLNNIPRYLNSDAAFNEARLQLAVMVNERLALVEEFKTGLAALQVSLDALPEKIEAALDERIEAGGHGDGLLARAAGNLARLAHHPGAAVEAQLSSELSSLAAEAGEEVSASFKPHLSAFVRQGETIRSRKKALDEVLVKLASAPLSGRAVDLVTLYERAEFEHRQRTATFLGVLTIALLLSLAFLFFAGLHRAQLRLDTALAEQAGLKNAIKEAKLQSETVKRGEREQSALLAEERHNALVLHAFDLMAILSRQEHYIHVSPACEAFFGLTDKEMIGKSVYEGIHADDIIKVQDYLARAQRELPTEQTIQYRVMDAFGKWHLVETFASNQASNPAVRGMVLNTRRLGMAPDSKAR; this is encoded by the coding sequence ATGAAGCTTCGACTCTGCCTGAATCACGGCGCGATCCTGCTTTTGATCGGACTGATCCTGGGCGTGGTGGGCTTTGGCCTCGCGACCGCGGCCCGGCCCGCCGGCCACGCCTACGAGCAATCGCTCCTGGACTTTGTTGAAGCGGAACGAAGCTTGGACGCCGAGCTGAAATATCTTGAGATTGGCGCGGGAAGCCATTTCGACGGCCTCAAGGAGGCGGTGCATGGGATGCGGCGCGCGGAGGGTCCGCTGAACAACATCCCCCGCTATCTCAATTCGGATGCCGCATTCAATGAAGCCCGGCTTCAACTTGCGGTGATGGTGAACGAGCGGCTCGCGCTGGTGGAGGAGTTCAAGACGGGTCTGGCCGCCCTGCAGGTGAGTCTGGACGCCCTTCCGGAGAAGATCGAAGCGGCACTGGACGAACGTATCGAAGCGGGCGGACACGGCGACGGTCTGTTGGCGCGCGCGGCGGGCAATCTGGCGCGGCTTGCCCATCACCCCGGCGCGGCGGTGGAGGCGCAACTGTCGAGTGAGCTTTCGTCCCTTGCGGCGGAGGCGGGCGAAGAGGTCAGCGCCTCGTTCAAGCCGCACCTGTCGGCCTTTGTGCGGCAGGGTGAGACCATTCGCTCACGGAAGAAGGCCCTGGACGAGGTGCTGGTCAAGCTTGCATCTGCCCCGCTCTCGGGACGGGCGGTCGATTTGGTGACGCTGTACGAACGCGCCGAATTCGAGCACCGTCAGCGGACAGCCACTTTTCTGGGCGTTCTTACCATCGCGCTGTTGCTGAGCCTGGCCTTCCTCTTCTTTGCCGGTCTCCATCGCGCTCAACTCCGATTGGATACGGCGCTTGCGGAGCAGGCAGGATTGAAGAACGCCATCAAAGAGGCGAAGCTCCAGTCCGAAACGGTGAAGCGCGGTGAGCGGGAACAATCGGCGCTGCTGGCGGAGGAACGTCACAACGCCCTGGTCCTTCACGCCTTCGACCTTATGGCGATTTTGTCGCGTCAGGAGCACTATATTCACGTATCTCCAGCCTGCGAGGCTTTTTTCGGGTTGACGGACAAGGAGATGATCGGCAAGAGCGTTTATGAGGGAATACATGCCGACGACATTATCAAGGTTCAGGATTACCTGGCCCGTGCGCAGCGCGAGCTGCCGACGGAGCAGACGATTCAATATCGCGTGATGGATGCCTTTGGGAAGTGGCACCTCGTGGAGACCTTCGCTTCGAACCAGGCGAGCAATCCCGCGGTTCGGGGCATGGTGCTGAATACGCGGCGCCTGGGTATGGCGCCCGATTCGAAGGCGCGGTGA
- a CDS encoding c-type cytochrome, which translates to MVRTIRRAGCGLLIALCCCQCGRESAPGEASEAGTEAPPARAGHAEPILPVPAPPGVSPEKLELGRQLFHETALSGASRRVSCATCHALEKGGTTGRPPTGAVTGDAEPYDIPTVFNAAHQFAHFWNGRAQSLEAVIQASIRSENVMDGSWDSIIPALAENPDYVARFERIYPEAGLVESSVEDALASYVRSLSTPNSAFDRWLAGGELTEEARRGYEAFKELGCVRCHQGAGVGGNLFASFGSYLSSRTQVNNSDLGRFNVTNDESHRYQFKVPGLRNVALTSPYFHDGSVPGLGDAVRAMAQHQIGRSISDEEVQSIVAFLESLTGSALLDATAGSQP; encoded by the coding sequence ATGGTGCGTACGATTCGAAGAGCCGGTTGCGGGTTGCTGATCGCCCTTTGCTGCTGTCAGTGCGGCCGCGAGAGCGCTCCCGGTGAGGCGTCAGAGGCCGGTACTGAAGCACCGCCCGCGCGCGCGGGGCATGCCGAGCCGATTCTCCCCGTTCCCGCGCCCCCCGGCGTGTCCCCGGAAAAACTGGAACTGGGCAGACAACTCTTCCACGAAACGGCCCTTTCGGGCGCATCGCGCCGGGTGAGTTGCGCCACGTGCCACGCCTTGGAGAAGGGTGGCACCACGGGCCGGCCGCCGACCGGAGCCGTGACCGGCGATGCCGAGCCCTATGACATCCCCACGGTGTTTAACGCCGCCCACCAGTTTGCTCACTTCTGGAATGGCCGGGCACAAAGTCTGGAAGCGGTGATTCAGGCATCCATCCGTTCGGAGAACGTCATGGACGGCTCCTGGGACAGCATCATTCCGGCACTTGCCGAGAATCCGGACTACGTTGCCCGCTTCGAACGGATTTATCCCGAGGCCGGCCTTGTGGAATCCTCCGTTGAGGATGCGTTGGCGAGTTACGTGCGCAGTCTGTCGACGCCCAATTCCGCGTTTGACCGCTGGCTCGCGGGGGGCGAATTGACAGAGGAAGCCCGGCGGGGTTATGAAGCTTTCAAGGAACTGGGCTGCGTCCGGTGCCATCAGGGCGCGGGCGTTGGCGGTAATCTGTTTGCCTCCTTCGGTTCGTATCTCTCCTCGCGGACACAGGTCAACAACAGCGACCTGGGGCGGTTCAATGTGACCAACGATGAATCGCACCGCTATCAGTTCAAGGTTCCCGGCCTGCGGAACGTGGCGCTGACCTCGCCCTATTTTCACGATGGATCGGTACCCGGCCTGGGGGATGCGGTGCGCGCGATGGCCCAGCATCAGATCGGCAGGTCGATATCGGATGAGGAAGTACAATCGATTGTGGCGTTCCTGGAGTCGCTGACCGGGAGTGCGCTCCTCGATGCGACCGCGGGGTCCCAACCATGA